The proteins below are encoded in one region of Salvelinus fontinalis isolate EN_2023a unplaced genomic scaffold, ASM2944872v1 scaffold_2200, whole genome shotgun sequence:
- the LOC129850714 gene encoding uncharacterized protein LOC129850714 — protein MAYHEFKFEDQITKYIREQELETSLKFITLRKDKSFAQKDAQPLARKKLSWESKSIPFNGVPFQVVGTKTYECHQGKDRQTKAKEKYAAERDKKELEDHTFLQKRKLVQNTKKVDCKAIINIAHVIRFPDFKIEESTVCSKKEASQTLKAALSETPSSVKAEVVYCVRFPSLSEHSSHAVVGEAAYVREAVDARLREKIEQLTLSGVRKMTEMKCHLNTFVVEELFHGEQPPPPTRRRYYPTDSDIRNVMFKTKQATRDSNIDRPYEGPSVRGKRSSRKLLRLRRQCAGYLKEITELTYHLQEEQYVTELSSQLRSVLLDMKAHVPQDKGLPLTFSPRKRKAEMDMDLIPTKSVSHPFTDGVEQHTEDICSMIFIEISDETGGPGISDETGGPGISDETGGPGISDETGGPGISDETGGPGISDETGGPGISDETGGPGISDGTGGPGSRDI, from the exons ATGGCATATCACGAGTTCAAGTTTGAGGACCAAATAACAAAATACATTCGAGAACAAGAATTGGAAACGTCACTGAAATTCATAACATTGAGAAAGGACAAAAGTTTTGCGCAAAAGG ATGCACAGCCTTTGGCACGGAAAAAACTCAGCTGGGAGAGTAAAAGTATCCCATTCAATGGTGTTCCGTTTCAAGTTGTTGGCACAAAGACGTATGAATGCCACCAgggcaaagacagacagacaaaagccAAAGAGAAATATGCTGCTGAAAGAGACAAGAAGGAA CTTGAAGACCATACCTTTCTACAGAAACGGAAACTGGTACAAAATACCAAAAAGGTGGACTGCAAGGCTATAATCAACATCGCCCACGTTATTCGCTTTCCTGATTTTAAG ATTGAGGAAAGTACAGTGTGCTCTAAAAAGGAGGCCTCCCAAACTCTGAAGGCAGCACTAAGTGAAACACCCAGCTCCGTGAAGGCAGAGGTTGTCTACTGCGTCAggttcccctccctctctgagCACAGCTCACATGCAGTTGTTGGCGAG GCAGCTTATGTTCGGGAAGCTGTAGATgccaggctgagagagaagatTGAGCAGCTGACTCTGTCTGGTGTGAGAAAGATGACTGAAATGAAGTGTCATCTGAACACCTTTGTAGTGGAAGAGCTTTTCCATGGAGAGCAGCCCCCTCCACCTACTCGCAGGCGCTATTACCCCACTGACAGTGACATAAGAAATGTCATGTTTAAGACCAAGCAGGCCACCAGAGACTCCAACATTGACCGTCCATACGAAGGTCCATCTGTAAGAGGAAAGAGGTCCTCTAGGAAGCTGCTGCGGTTACGGAGGCAATGTGCAGGATATCTTAAAGAGATCACAGAACTCACTTATCATCTCCAAGAGGAACAGTACGTGACTGAACTGTCTTCACAGCTCAGAAGCGTGTTGCTGGATATGAAGGCCCATGTTCCACAGGATAAAGGCCTTCCACTGACCTTTTCTCCACGGAAGAGAAAAGCTGAGATGGACATGGACCTCATTCCAACCAAGAGTGTGTCACACCCTTTCACAGACGGGGTAGAACAGCATACAGAGGACATA TGTTCAATGATCTTCATAGAGATATCTGATGAAACGGGTggtccagggatatctgatgaaacgggtggtccagggatatctgatgaaacgggtggtccagggatatctgatgaaacgggtggtccagggatatctgatgaaacgggtggtccagggatatctgatgaaacgggtggtccagggatatctgatgaaacgggtggtccagggatatctgatggaacgggtggtccaggctccagggatatctga